In Fibrobacter sp. UBA4297, the following proteins share a genomic window:
- the glmS gene encoding glutamine--fructose-6-phosphate transaminase (isomerizing), giving the protein MCGIIGYNGKGEALPVLIEGLKKMEYRGYDSSGVAVIENGQIKVVRASGKIKALEDKLKNAPLKGSIGIAHTRWATHGAPTETNAHPHTSYDGKISIVHNGIIENYASLKAKLISEGIEFKSETDTEVVAHLIARYYNGDLKSAVLKTLKQIEGTFGLGVVCSDEPNVLIGARRGSPLILGIGNDGDFYLASDVSAIINHTQKVVYLDDNDVVQIKDGGYSIVNMSSHEVQREVQDVEFDADAVAKGGFPHFMLKEIFEQPEVLRNTMRGRLLTAEGNAKLAGLDTNIKELRNINRIIITACGTSYYAGMVGEYMIEDLAGVPVEVEYASEFRYRNPIIKPGTLVIAISQSGETADTLAALREAQQKGATALAICNGVGSTIARTSDGGVYLHAGPEIGVASTKAFTSQVTVLAMIALLLGRQRRLSFETGADIVKDLLELPDLVTETLKLSDSIAEIAKTLCKANNFLYLGRHFCYPVAMEGALKLKEISYIHAEGYPAAEMKHGPIALIDENMPVVVIAPKDSLFDKIISNIREIKARGGKVIAVTTEDCHPLDEIADHIITVPKTRPMLMPILTCIPLQLLAYHIAVLRGNDVDQPRNLAKSVTVE; this is encoded by the coding sequence ATGTGCGGAATTATCGGATATAATGGAAAAGGGGAAGCTTTGCCAGTCCTCATCGAAGGACTTAAGAAAATGGAATACCGAGGCTATGATAGCTCAGGTGTTGCCGTCATTGAAAACGGTCAAATAAAAGTTGTCCGTGCATCTGGAAAAATCAAGGCTCTCGAAGACAAATTAAAGAACGCACCGCTCAAAGGTTCTATAGGCATTGCGCACACCCGTTGGGCAACTCACGGCGCCCCGACCGAGACAAACGCCCACCCGCACACAAGCTATGATGGAAAGATTTCGATAGTCCACAACGGCATCATCGAAAACTACGCAAGCCTCAAGGCAAAGCTCATCTCCGAAGGTATCGAATTCAAGTCCGAAACCGATACCGAAGTCGTAGCCCACCTCATCGCCCGCTATTACAATGGCGACCTCAAGTCCGCCGTGCTCAAGACTCTCAAGCAAATCGAAGGTACTTTTGGACTTGGTGTTGTCTGCAGCGATGAGCCGAATGTTTTGATTGGTGCCCGCCGCGGAAGCCCGCTCATTTTGGGCATTGGAAACGATGGTGACTTTTACCTCGCCAGTGACGTTTCCGCCATCATCAACCACACGCAGAAAGTTGTTTACCTCGATGACAACGACGTTGTCCAAATCAAGGACGGCGGTTACTCCATCGTGAACATGAGTAGCCACGAAGTGCAGCGCGAAGTCCAGGACGTGGAATTTGATGCCGATGCCGTTGCCAAGGGCGGATTCCCGCACTTCATGCTCAAGGAAATTTTCGAACAGCCCGAAGTGCTCCGCAATACAATGCGCGGTCGTTTGCTCACCGCCGAAGGCAACGCAAAGCTCGCCGGCCTCGACACGAACATCAAGGAACTCCGAAACATCAACCGCATCATCATCACCGCCTGCGGCACGAGCTACTATGCAGGCATGGTCGGCGAATACATGATCGAAGACTTGGCCGGCGTCCCGGTCGAAGTCGAATACGCTTCAGAATTCCGCTACAGAAACCCGATTATCAAGCCGGGTACTCTCGTCATTGCCATCAGCCAGTCCGGTGAAACTGCAGACACGCTCGCCGCTCTCCGCGAAGCCCAGCAAAAAGGCGCGACCGCGCTCGCCATCTGTAACGGTGTCGGTTCGACAATTGCACGTACAAGTGATGGCGGCGTTTACCTGCACGCAGGCCCGGAAATCGGCGTGGCCAGCACCAAGGCGTTCACAAGCCAGGTCACCGTGCTCGCCATGATAGCCCTTTTGCTCGGCCGCCAGCGCAGACTCAGCTTTGAAACAGGCGCCGACATCGTAAAGGATCTTTTGGAACTCCCGGATCTTGTCACGGAAACGCTCAAGCTCTCCGACAGCATCGCTGAAATTGCAAAGACGCTCTGCAAGGCAAACAACTTCTTGTACCTCGGTCGCCACTTCTGCTACCCGGTCGCCATGGAAGGCGCTTTGAAGCTTAAGGAAATCAGCTACATTCACGCTGAAGGCTACCCCGCTGCAGAAATGAAGCACGGTCCGATAGCCCTTATCGACGAAAACATGCCGGTCGTGGTCATCGCCCCGAAGGATTCGCTCTTCGACAAGATTATCAGCAACATCCGCGAAATCAAGGCCCGCGGTGGCAAGGTCATTGCCGTCACGACGGAAGATTGCCACCCGCTCGACGAAATCGCAGACCACATCATCACGGTCCCGAAGACCCGCCCGATGCTCATGCCGATCCTCACCTGCATTCCGCTCCAGTTGCTCGCCTACCACATCGCCGTATTGCGCGGAAACGACGTGGACCAGCCGAGAAACCTCGCCAAGAGCGTGACGGTGGAATAA